A region of Allocoleopsis franciscana PCC 7113 DNA encodes the following proteins:
- a CDS encoding phytanoyl-CoA dioxygenase family protein, protein MSQAKTILSSLGHELDCRSDTFGDLKDSSDLLSRPDALRLRMQEEGYLYIKSLLNSQKIWQARREIADCLAAEGSLRADSPIEDCIAKPGLTMSFRPDLATRSPTLQEVLYSGAMMDFFHLLLGGEVRHYDYTWLRAVAPGRGTYPHGDSVYMGRGTDFLYTAWTPLGDISWELGGLMILEKSHRLETIKNGYGRKDVDSYCTNRKNASMYASGEKWWDGALTKNPVSLRKKYGGRWLSAEFQAGDVLIFSIFTIHASLDNRSCAIRLSSDSRYQLASEPVDERWVGKNPVGHSAAGKRGRSC, encoded by the coding sequence ATGAGCCAAGCTAAAACTATTCTAAGTTCTCTCGGTCACGAACTTGATTGTCGCTCTGATACTTTTGGTGATTTAAAAGATTCATCAGACTTACTCTCACGACCGGATGCACTGCGTTTGAGAATGCAAGAAGAGGGTTATTTGTATATTAAATCTCTTCTCAATTCCCAAAAAATCTGGCAAGCTAGACGAGAAATAGCAGATTGCTTAGCGGCTGAAGGGTCACTTAGGGCTGATTCACCGATTGAGGATTGCATCGCCAAACCAGGCTTAACAATGAGTTTCCGTCCCGACTTAGCAACTCGAAGCCCAACACTTCAAGAAGTACTGTATTCGGGAGCGATGATGGATTTTTTTCACCTTCTTTTAGGGGGAGAAGTCCGACATTACGATTACACTTGGTTGAGGGCCGTCGCCCCAGGACGAGGAACTTACCCTCATGGTGATAGTGTGTACATGGGACGGGGAACGGACTTTCTTTACACGGCTTGGACTCCTTTAGGTGATATTTCTTGGGAGTTAGGGGGATTAATGATTTTGGAAAAGTCCCATCGTCTTGAAACCATTAAAAACGGCTATGGACGCAAGGATGTAGATAGTTACTGTACGAACAGAAAGAATGCATCAATGTATGCATCCGGTGAAAAATGGTGGGATGGCGCACTGACTAAAAATCCAGTTTCTTTGCGTAAAAAATACGGAGGACGCTGGCTTTCTGCGGAGTTCCAAGCGGGAGATGTTTTAATTTTTAGTATATTTACGATTCATGCCAGTTTGGATAACCGTTCCTGTGCGATTCGACTGTCTTCCGATAGCCGTTATCAGCTAGCATCGGAACCCGTGGATGAACGCTGGGTAGGGAAAAATCCGGTGGGTCATTCCGCTGCGGGAAAACGAGGGCGATCGTGTTAG
- a CDS encoding two-partner secretion domain-containing protein, whose amino-acid sequence MSVNRIWKGGLCRKGLQWTTGALGLLPIGLAVFSVPVFAQIVPDNTLGNESSLVTPNVNIRGLPAERIDGGAVRGSALFHSFSEFNVNNGQRVYFSNPAGIADIFSRVTGSNVSNILGTLGVDGGANLFVLNPNGILFGPNAQLDIGGSFLATTGSSFKFSDGSEFSATQPQAAPLLSINVTPGVQWGASQPGATITNRGNLRAGQDLTLAAGNLDVQGQLQAGRDLTLQAQDTVKVRDSVTNPFIASAGGKLEVQGNQGVDIFALNHPDSGLFSGGDMVLRSGNTVGGDAHYWSGGNFRIETLDGNLGNLFSPNDPVIRASGDVNFGGYTGASLHILAGGSVTITRSVEIRRADPINGLVEDVTLSDGTPVKINGRTQPTLDIRAGTTAFGTPGTIGTSTATSANITLGTITNNGGMVFLTNQYQPNLALAGGNINVNGDINAFTGVFSSEKNGGSITIDARGNISTASLYSSTSEEGNGGAIALIAGGNISTQKLSSASNYLSIPDYSGGNGGALSLKAGGYISTGELDAYSLGGNGGAITLDAGGYIKINGDIFTESPNSGDIGGGAITLTAGGEIITGNLSSVSSRLLSKDIGTGGAITISTTSGNISLGKVNSFSYSQYGNSGAGGAIDISTTNGNISLKGDLNSFSYSKFGSSGTGGEISLSVRNGNIVGERFTADDSRQRFPLLNSFSVSEQGTAGNGGKVTLEAKNNVSNLEILTLSSSSEAGAVDVKGFGNLSLTDTNIITSKPLTLTIPGNPSETITLDVGKTGRSGDVAITSLGNLTFNNSRILSDTKGSSPAGNVNITSPGLITFNNSQVISNTTNTGQAGSITVKAPELRLDSSSRLSAETSSSGRAGDLTLRPYDSGQTLSVLLQEGAKISASTTDIGKGGNITITAPESVTLSGKGSISATTSSNGQAGSVTITTPTLAIDGTQISTSTSGRGKGGDLNITAPNSVTLSGDGRLSAETTGSGQAGSVNITTPTLNINTGAKVSTTTTQPATGTGGDITVSTNTLNLSGADSSLLAETQGVANAGNLTLNPYSGNDLQVNFAEGAKVSASTFGSGQGGSLNVTAPNSVTLRGDGQLSAEATNGGNAGGVTINTQQLSIEQGAQVAASSKNGSGTAGDVNITASTVTLNDGKVTAETDAGGSAKPANITLRNLNTLNLSNNSSISASTQTGQAGSINLNQGANPAALVTLNNSRISAQADGERGNAGGVTLNTSQLSLENGAKISASNISGTSQDITLQGLNTLQLRDRSEISASTQTGKGGSVSVNAQGGNVALTGNSHIQSEAKGGQAGNLDITANQLTLRDGSSATVSSTGGGTAGKLAVSAPEVILEYSAKLAATTQAGSGGDIQLQNLSSLQLRNSSEISASTQTGKGGSVSVNAQGGTVALTGGSHIQSEAKGGQAGNLDITANQLTLRDGSSATVSSTGGGTAGKLAVSAPEVILEYSAKLAATTQAGSGGDIQLQNLSSLQLSNNSEISASTQSGKGGNVSVNAQGGTVALTDKSSLKAEATNGGQAGNLQITANQLRLREGSQATVSSPQGQAGNLSITANNLSLDRGQITAETGQRSDKGGANINLQVTDLLLLRHQSLISANATGDANGGNITIKAPFVVAVPSENNDIIANAFSGDGGQINIIDNYRVFGLKPQNRQSFDTLRQNRTSDISASSQSGNQGNINIQSLSIDPSQGLTQLPVEVIDSSQQIANRCGPGNSKSANGQGEFVVTGRGGLPPSPDDMQRSGAIPPSWVTRDGGNISRSAAPVAPPATPATPPLVEAQGMFINAKGEVVLTAQTPTATPHQPGISEPLCSPATKGNE is encoded by the coding sequence ATGAGTGTGAACAGAATCTGGAAAGGTGGGCTTTGCAGGAAGGGTTTACAGTGGACAACCGGAGCATTAGGGCTACTTCCGATAGGACTTGCTGTTTTCAGTGTTCCGGTTTTCGCTCAGATTGTTCCTGATAATACTTTGGGGAATGAAAGTTCTCTGGTAACGCCGAATGTGAATATTCGAGGGCTGCCAGCAGAACGGATTGATGGGGGTGCTGTTCGCGGCAGTGCTTTATTCCACAGTTTTTCTGAGTTTAATGTCAACAACGGACAAAGGGTATATTTCAGTAATCCTGCTGGGATTGCAGACATCTTCAGCCGTGTTACTGGCTCGAATGTTTCTAATATTTTAGGTACGTTGGGGGTTGATGGTGGGGCGAATCTATTTGTGCTCAATCCGAATGGTATCTTGTTTGGGCCGAATGCTCAGCTAGATATTGGGGGTTCGTTTTTGGCAACAACTGGGAGTAGTTTCAAGTTTTCTGATGGCAGTGAGTTTAGTGCTACCCAGCCACAAGCAGCGCCCTTGTTGTCGATTAATGTAACTCCAGGGGTACAGTGGGGGGCTTCTCAGCCTGGAGCAACGATTACGAATCGTGGGAATTTGAGGGCAGGACAAGACTTGACGTTGGCAGCGGGGAATCTGGATGTGCAGGGGCAGTTGCAGGCGGGACGGGATTTGACGCTACAGGCACAGGATACGGTGAAGGTGCGCGATAGTGTCACAAATCCGTTTATTGCTTCTGCGGGTGGGAAGTTGGAGGTGCAGGGGAACCAAGGGGTGGATATTTTTGCCTTGAATCACCCCGATAGTGGCTTGTTTTCCGGTGGGGATATGGTGTTGCGGAGTGGGAACACTGTCGGGGGTGATGCTCACTACTGGAGTGGGGGCAATTTCCGGATTGAAACGTTGGATGGTAATTTAGGAAACTTATTTAGTCCCAATGACCCTGTGATTCGAGCCAGTGGCGATGTCAACTTTGGTGGTTACACAGGAGCCTCGTTGCATATCTTGGCAGGTGGTAGTGTGACGATTACACGTAGTGTCGAGATTAGACGTGCAGACCCAATCAACGGACTTGTTGAGGACGTTACCCTCTCTGATGGAACACCAGTAAAAATTAACGGCAGAACTCAACCGACTCTTGATATTCGAGCAGGAACTACTGCATTTGGTACTCCTGGCACTATAGGCACTTCAACTGCAACGAGTGCCAACATCACACTTGGTACTATCACAAATAACGGGGGCATGGTCTTTTTAACCAACCAGTATCAGCCTAATCTCGCGTTGGCAGGAGGAAACATTAACGTTAACGGCGACATTAATGCTTTTACAGGTGTGTTCAGTTCTGAGAAGAATGGTGGTTCCATAACAATTGATGCTCGTGGGAATATCTCCACAGCTTCTCTCTACTCCAGCACCTCTGAGGAGGGAAATGGGGGAGCGATCGCTCTAATCGCTGGTGGGAACATCTCCACACAGAAGCTATCCTCAGCTTCTAATTATCTTTCGATTCCCGACTATTCCGGGGGAAATGGGGGAGCGCTCTCTCTCAAAGCTGGTGGGTACATCTCCACAGGGGAGCTAGACGCTTACTCTTTGGGCGGAAATGGAGGGGCGATTACTCTAGATGCTGGTGGATACATCAAAATTAATGGGGACATCTTCACAGAGTCTCCAAACTCTGGGGACATAGGTGGGGGGGCGATCACTCTTACTGCTGGTGGGGAAATCATTACAGGGAATCTATCCTCCGTCTCCTCCCGCTTGCTGAGCAAGGATATTGGAACTGGGGGAGCTATTACTATCTCCACTACCAGCGGCAACATTTCTCTAGGCAAAGTCAACTCGTTCTCTTACTCACAATATGGCAATAGTGGAGCTGGGGGAGCAATTGATATCTCCACTACCAACGGCAACATTTCTCTAAAAGGCGATTTGAACTCGTTCTCCTACTCAAAATTTGGCAGTAGTGGAACAGGGGGAGAAATTTCCCTCAGTGTCAGAAATGGGAATATTGTAGGAGAGAGGTTTACTGCCGACGATAGTAGACAACGCTTTCCATTGCTTAACTCCTTTTCTGTCTCCGAGCAAGGAACCGCCGGAAATGGTGGCAAAGTTACTCTAGAAGCTAAAAACAATGTCAGCAATCTAGAAATCTTAACTCTATCTTCTTCCTCAGAAGCTGGGGCAGTTGATGTAAAAGGTTTTGGAAATTTATCGCTCACCGATACCAACATTATTACCAGCAAGCCGTTGACGCTGACAATTCCAGGAAACCCATCAGAGACAATTACCTTAGATGTTGGTAAGACGGGTCGCTCAGGAGATGTCGCTATTACCAGCTTAGGAAACCTCACATTCAACAATAGTCGGATTTTAAGTGACACCAAAGGCAGCAGCCCAGCCGGGAATGTCAACATCACTAGTCCTGGTCTAATCACATTCAATAACAGTCAAGTTATCAGTAATACCACCAACACTGGGCAGGCAGGAAGTATCACTGTCAAGGCACCAGAACTACGGCTTGATTCTTCTAGCCGTTTGTCTGCCGAAACGAGCAGTAGCGGACGCGCTGGAGACCTCACCCTGCGACCCTATGATAGTGGACAAACGCTATCTGTACTTTTACAAGAGGGAGCTAAGATATCAGCCTCTACCACTGACATCGGGAAGGGTGGCAACATCACAATCACAGCTCCTGAGTCGGTCACCCTCAGCGGCAAGGGCAGTATATCCGCCACAACTTCTAGCAATGGTCAAGCAGGAAGTGTGACAATTACTACCCCGACCTTGGCAATTGATGGCACACAGATATCCACCTCGACCTCAGGTAGGGGTAAAGGAGGAGACTTGAATATCACCGCTCCCAACTCCGTTACCTTAAGTGGTGATGGGCGGTTGTCAGCAGAAACTACGGGTTCAGGTCAAGCAGGCAGTGTCAACATCACCACCCCAACCTTAAATATCAATACTGGAGCAAAAGTTTCCACAACCACCACACAACCTGCCACAGGCACGGGTGGAGATATTACTGTCAGCACTAACACCCTCAACCTTTCTGGTGCTGACAGTAGCCTATTAGCTGAAACACAAGGAGTTGCTAATGCTGGAAATCTGACCCTTAATCCCTATAGCGGGAATGATTTGCAAGTGAATTTTGCTGAGGGTGCTAAAGTCTCTGCTTCCACATTTGGGAGTGGACAGGGAGGAAGCTTAAATGTTACTGCTCCTAACTCAGTTACCTTGAGGGGTGATGGGCAGTTGTCAGCAGAAGCCACCAATGGTGGTAACGCAGGCGGTGTCACGATTAATACTCAACAGTTATCTATCGAGCAAGGAGCGCAAGTTGCCGCTAGTAGTAAAAATGGTTCCGGTACAGCCGGTGATGTCAACATCACCGCAAGTACAGTTACCCTCAATGATGGTAAAGTTACCGCCGAAACTGATGCCGGAGGCAGTGCCAAACCAGCCAACATCACGCTGCGAAACTTAAATACTCTCAACCTCAGTAATAACAGCAGCATCTCTGCCTCGACTCAAACCGGTCAAGCTGGTAGCATCAACCTCAACCAAGGAGCAAATCCTGCTGCCTTAGTTACCCTCAACAACAGCCGCATATCAGCTCAGGCAGATGGGGAAAGAGGTAACGCTGGCGGTGTCACTCTCAACACCTCTCAACTGAGTTTAGAAAATGGTGCCAAAATCTCGGCTAGCAATATCTCAGGGACTAGTCAGGACATCACCTTACAAGGTTTAAACACTCTACAATTACGCGATCGCAGTGAGATATCCGCTTCAACGCAAACTGGTAAGGGAGGCAGTGTCAGCGTCAACGCGCAAGGAGGCAACGTCGCCCTCACTGGCAATAGCCACATTCAATCAGAAGCTAAGGGAGGTCAAGCTGGAAACCTAGACATTACAGCGAATCAACTGACACTTCGAGATGGTTCTAGCGCTACCGTCAGCAGTACGGGTGGAGGAACGGCTGGTAAGCTAGCGGTTAGTGCCCCAGAAGTGATATTAGAATACTCAGCTAAGTTAGCAGCAACCACACAGGCAGGTAGTGGCGGTGATATTCAACTACAGAATTTATCATCTCTACAACTGAGAAATAGCAGTGAGATATCCGCTTCAACGCAAACTGGTAAGGGGGGCAGTGTCAGCGTCAACGCGCAAGGAGGCACCGTCGCCCTCACTGGCGGTAGCCACATTCAATCAGAAGCTAAGGGAGGTCAAGCTGGAAACCTAGACATTACAGCGAATCAACTGACACTTCGAGATGGTTCTAGCGCTACCGTCAGCAGTACGGGTGGAGGAACGGCTGGTAAGCTAGCGGTTAGTGCCCCAGAAGTGATATTGGAATACTCAGCTAAGTTAGCAGCAACCACACAAGCCGGTAGTGGCGGTGATATTCAACTACAGAATTTATCGTCTCTACAACTGAGCAATAACAGTGAGATATCCGCTTCTACGCAAAGTGGGAAGGGAGGCAATGTGTCTGTCAACGCGCAAGGAGGCACTGTCGCCCTCACTGACAAGAGTAGCCTTAAAGCTGAAGCGACTAATGGAGGTCAAGCTGGGAACCTACAAATTACAGCGAATCAACTGAGACTTCGAGAGGGTTCACAAGCCACCGTTAGCAGCCCCCAAGGACAAGCCGGCAATCTCTCAATCACCGCCAATAACCTCTCGTTAGACAGAGGACAAATTACTGCCGAAACCGGACAAAGGAGCGATAAAGGGGGGGCAAACATCAATCTGCAAGTAACCGATTTATTACTCCTGCGTCACCAAAGCCTAATTTCGGCTAATGCTACAGGCGATGCAAATGGCGGCAACATCACAATTAAAGCTCCCTTCGTCGTTGCCGTCCCGTCGGAAAATAACGATATTATTGCCAATGCCTTCAGTGGCGACGGTGGACAGATCAATATCATTGACAACTACCGGGTATTCGGTCTAAAACCGCAGAACAGACAGAGTTTCGATACCTTACGGCAAAATCGCACTAGCGACATCAGCGCTAGCTCCCAATCCGGTAACCAGGGAAACATTAACATCCAATCCCTGAGCATCGACCCCAGTCAAGGCTTGACACAATTACCTGTAGAGGTAATCGACTCCAGCCAACAAATTGCCAATCGCTGTGGACCAGGCAACAGTAAGTCTGCCAATGGTCAAGGTGAATTTGTGGTAACCGGACGAGGCGGACTCCCTCCCAGCCCAGATGACATGCAACGGAGTGGAGCAATCCCACCCAGTTGGGTGACTCGTGATGGGGGCAACATCAGCCGTTCAGCCGCTCCGGTAGCACCTCCTGCCACCCCTGCGACTCCTCCCCTCGTGGAAGCACAGGGAATGTTCATCAATGCCAAAGGTGAAGTCGTTCTCACCGCCCAAACTCCTACCGCAACCCCTCATCAGCCTGGGATTTCCGAGCCGTTGTGTTCACCAGCAACGAAGGGAAATGAGTAA